The Micromonas commoda chromosome 6, complete sequence genome includes the window acgacgacaagacGAGGTCCGAGGAAAGTTTTACCTTCGTAAAAATTAGTCTACACGCAGGTAgtccgccggcgtccgcgagggttTGCGAGCTACACTCAAACGACGCCCCTGACCCACCCGCCGAGTCCCTGCCCGATCTTTCCGAGCAGACCgccctcgtcccccgcgccgcgagtcTCGTCCGGCTCGCCGAACCTGTCGAAGCCCGCGAGGGACCAATCCACCGCCCCGACGTTCCCGTCGCCCTTCCCGCCCCCTttgcccctcgccgcggggagggACACGGGCAGGTAGGTGAacctcggcgggggcgtcgtcgctttggcgtccgagctcgtcgccggcagCACCttctcggcacccgcgggcgccctgTGCGACTGCGTGAGCAATCCGAGGAGCGTGGCGCACCTCGAGTACGCCCTGCGCTCGTTGCGCCAGAGGAAGCTCTCGTACGTGGCCCAGTCGATGGggtcgagcctcgcggcgagcgtcctCTCCGCCCGCTGCGCCGCGACCAGCGCGTCCCcttcgtcgttcgcgtcacCAACCACCTTACCACCCGCCTTACCCCGCCCACCCCCCATGCATCCCGGCCCGAGCAGCACCTCCATCACGAACCTCAAGTCGAACAACGCCTGCAGCACCCCGCGCTCCGATAGCCGGTCCgacgtgctcgtcgccgatTGGACAAAGTCGGCGTAAgcgccgccgcactccttcgccgtcgccctcacgagcgcggcgatcccgTCATGGGACATGAGATGCCCACCGCATCGCAGCGCctccgacgaggcggcgtgcAGGCACCCGAGCGCGTACGGCGACGGCAAGGCGGGTAGCCGGAGCgaaacctcgccgccgtcgccgccggactcTTCTTCCCAGTCGCGGGGAACCTCCTGGCTTCCCAGCCGCTCGTCCTGGGGCAGCGCCCGGGAGAGCTCCACGCCGACGGTCCTCGCGAAGCGCTCGGCCCAGGCGCGAAAGCCGCgatgagcgacgcgcgcgagcgccgcgagcgactcggcgagcctcggatcctccgccgcgttgtTTTTGTCCGACGCGTTTTGATTGGTGGATCCAAACAGTTGAAACCTGTTCGATTTCGCGGACGATTtcgcggctcgccgccgctgcttcgcgagcgccaccgcgtcggcgttccAGTCCCTCGCCGGCCCCATCAGCgccccgagctcctcgggcgcgagacgcgcgaactgcgccgtctgcgcgacgaggaggcatcgctccgcggcgacgtcgtctccagccgccgcgtccttctcgtAAGCTTCCAGACGCTTCCAGAGAAAGTCCGCCgtggccatcgcgcccgcgtggcactcgccgcggacgaacgcctcgagcgtcgccagcctcggcgcgtcccgTTGTGGGTTTGAGATTGAGAATGTGGGTTTGAGTTTGAGCCTCCCGCCGGGCGTCCcaatcgcgagcgcgtcgccccgcgcggcggctagCGCCGCGGCAAACTTTCCAGcgagcgcacgcgccgccgcgacgttcgccggcgcgacgtccctcgAGGCATTaacgccgcggtcgggtccgtcgagcgcgctcctcggggaCTTGGACGGCGGTTGCTCGCCCGACCAGTCACtgcccggtgagtcaccgcccgaccagtcaccgccccacatcgccgccgcctcggccgggGGCGACAgcgccgacgttcgcggcgcggggggcgccaccgcctgcagcgcggcgtccaccgccgttCGTAAACCCCCGTGCCGAAGCGTCGCGGACAGGAGTGTCCTCgcgcggtgactggtcggtTCCTCCGCCAGCGTCGCCCACGCGTCCACTTCGCGACCGAGCAAatcgacgcacgccgcgacgtcatccGCGCTCGACCGTTTTTCCGCGAGTTTGGCCCTGGCGACGGACTCGACCGagacgaggtcgtcgacggtTCGTATTCCCCCCATGAACCccttctccgtcgtcgcgacgagcacgtccgacgcgacgccggcgagccaCTCCTcgcacagcgccgcgatACGGGCGCGAGACAGCCGCGCGGGTTTGGCGgattcgacgacgcgtcgccacgcctccacctcgcgtcgcgggtcaACCACCCCAGCGAACAGCACGTTCGCCACGTCGGTCTCGTCCCATCCCTCGTCAAGCCGCGCGTacacgagcggcgggggcggtgactcaccggtcGGTGACTCGCCGGTCGGtgactcgccgccgaggaaacacgctcgcgccgacgcgatagcgcgcgcgggctccgccaacaccctcgcgagcgcccccgcgacgcgatcgacgcccgcgccgtcgccgccgcaccgccTCAGGGTGGCGCGgcaccacgcgcgtcgcgtctgGAGGTACAGCACGAGCGAGCGCTCCGCGTTCATACCCTCGACGATGAttgacgcggcgagcgcggatgcGAGCGTCTCGCGAGGCGCCTTTGGGGACTCCAGCGCCttccgcgccgctcgcgcgatcTGCCCCCTCAACgagtccagcgccgcgggttGCTGCCTGAGGGCCGGGAACTTCTTGTGtgcctcgtcgcgcgtcaGGTGCGGCGGTTCCGACGTCTCtacgcacgccgcgacgcaatctctcgacgcggcgtagcgcatcgcggcgcccgcgtactcgcgctcgtccaggGCGCCCCACACCTTCTCCGGGGTGTCCACGAGGTACTTGAGCCgggaccccgcggcgaacgtggCCATCTCCGGCGTGAACTCCTCGGGTTCCtgcggcgcgcggagcgcctcCATGGCTTCGTTGTTCTTCCTGATGATCTCGGgcagctccgcgagggtGTCCCTGACGACCGCGAAGCCGTCGGCGATCTCCTGGAGGTTACTCGTGATCAGATCGACGTCCTTCGAGTTTTCCATGAAATCCTTCCACGACCCGCCGATGGTCCGGGCGatctccgcgtccatcgtctcCAGGTCCCCGCGCAACTTCTTCTCGATCTCTTCCATCTCCTCCACCGTCTTGGTCTTGaagagctcgtcgacgtcccgctCGATCTTGGCCTTGATCTCGGCGGGGGTGGTGTCCGATTCGGTGTCGTCGGACTCATCATCGATCGTGAttttcgacgccgcggggagcgCCGCTTCCCCGGGCGGAATCTCGGCCATCGCGGTCTCTCTCCGCGCCGTGCCCTACCACTGATTGATTGATTGATTACGGGCGCGTGTTTTTTTCAAAGccgggtcgcgtcgccaAGACGTGCGCTGCTGCGATGTGTGATGAACCCCGGCGGGATTCCGGCTATTTTTGGATACCGATCGGGTCGATTTTTAAACCGTGGTTCTTGAGTCAGATTGACGAATGCCAGTCTCGATACCGGTTGAAAATTTCGGCCGGCGTATCAGGTGGAATTGTCAAATCGTCCGATTCGCCCGGTCGCCCCCACACAACCTGTCTGactgcgcggacgcgatgggcggcaagaagaagaagcccgGGAAGAAGTCCTCGAAGAAATCCgggaacgcggcggagaccgGCTCGCAGAAGTCGCGCTCCGAGATGGGCGACTCCGACGACTCCGAAAACGAGGGAGGCGTCGAGCCCCAATCGACTGAATCCGGCCCGGTGGAGACCGTCCCtgaggccgcggcgacgaacgacgaggccgcggaggtcgcagccgccgtcgccgcgtcggcggcggcggatcccgcgccggcgaagccCCCCGATccggcccccgcgccccccgcgccggaaAAGCCCCCGTTCGAGggcaccgaggaggagatcgccgcggcgaagaaaaTTCAGGCGCTGCAACGGGgccgccaagcgcgcggGGAGTTCGCGAAGCTcaaggccgccaaggctgccaagCCCGAGGATGCGCTCAACACGAGTACGGAATCCGATgatgccgccgccaaggatcTTCGCGCGTCGCAGGATGCGGCGATGCTCGAGCTTCTTCGCAAGGAGAGGGTAGAGCTCACTgctgccctcgccgacgccagggtGACGATtaagctcgccgaggacaaggccaacgccgctcaagccgagctcgaggctaAGACGCAGGAGATGGATGCCAAGATCGCGCaggcggacgccaaggcgacggaggagcgcgagcgcgcggaacgGCTCGAACACCAGGTGGAGGCGTTTGATAAAtccgccgcatccgcggtGGGCTCCGCGACCAACGAGCGCAAGGCCAAGgtggaggctgagctcgaaCGCGATAACGCCATCAAGGACatggagaaggagaaggccaaggcggctcAAGCcgtggcggaggctgcgaagaagatcgcggacgcggaggccaagACGGCCGAGGAGAGGGGCCTctacgacgcgacgatgaaacgagcgcacgacgccgaggagaggGTCCGGGAATCCAAGGAGGCGTTACTCGCCATGCGCGCGGGTCTGATTCGCATGGCCACGGTGATGGGCGACAGCAGGGAGATTCGCGATTTCATGCgggcgatgcgcgccgccgaggactcCGAAGAAGGATCGAACGAAGGGATCCCCGGCGAGCCCGGGGCCGATCATCAAAGGTCCGTCAACGAGagcagcgtcgcggcgtcggcggatgCCGCCCGACTCGTCGCCTCgaacgacgaccgcggcgcggatgagctcgtcgacgagtgCATCGACAAGCTGCACCACTTTCTCAGCGTCAACGCggacgagaagaaggagctgCGCGCGCAGGTTCAGGCGCAGCAGCGGTTCTCGAAGGATTCAGTCGGCGGGCTCGGTATGGGCGGCATCGGgcggtccgccgcgctctcgccgacgtcgccccgggCGTCCAACGCGTGGAAACAGCCTTGGGAACGGTCGGAGGCTCTAtccccgggcgcgtcggcgctgtcCCCGATGGCGAAGGACATCGCCATGATGGACATGTCCGAGCTGCGCACCGAGCTggagcgctcgcggcgatacACCACCCGCCTGCAGACGAGGTTCGACAAGCTGAACGTGGAGGTGACGCACCAGGCGAACATGACGCTGAAGGCCATCGAGGAGAGGGACGAGGCCGTCGCCATGCTCCTGGCCAAGGCCAAgtccgaggagggcgcgagggaggattCCGAGAACCGAGCCCGTCAGCTCCGAGCTGAAATCGCGCAGCTCAAGACGGATCTGGACAAGCGCGACAGACGGTTCAAACAGCTCAcaccgctcgacgccgtcgtgacCGAGGAGTTTACCAAAATGAGgaaggaggtggacgcggcgagacgcgcggatcCCAACGCGGGTCCCTCGGctcacgacgacgccgtcaccgctTCGGCGGTGACTGCGCTGTGTTCGCGGCTGGAGAAGGCTacggcgctggagaaggagTGCGACGACCTTCGCAAGATCAACGCGTTCCTGCGCCGACAAGGAGGTTCGCTCGACTCGtcgggcggcagcggcggaatctccgcggcggtcgagtcCGTGATGAAGGAGTCCGaggacgtcatcgcggcgctgaaccgcgacggggtcaaggctgaggaggtTCCCCTCACCGGAAGCAACACGGAGAAGTGGCGGCAGGTGGCCATGGCCTTCTCGGGCTCCGTCGGCAAGGgatcgccccccgcgtctcCGGGCGCCCTCAGCGGTGTCCTAcccccgcctcccgccgagggtaacggcggcgacgacgcgcccatgTCCGCGGCCGAGGTTGCCAGGTCCATGGATTCCCTCCGGTCCTCCATCCTCAAGCCCCACGGTCCGTCCGAACCGTTGGGCTCGGCGCCCGGGTCGGTGTCCGCCTCCTACTCCACCACCAGCAGGATGACGTACGACTCCCCGGGTGGGGCATACTCCAAGACGATCACCCGACCCGACACCGGATCCGCGATCAAGGTTCGAAGCGTCCACCAGCTGCGACAGACGCACACGGGCGGAAccttcgcgcccccgcgtgaGCTCTTCCGAGGATCCCCTTACAGCGCCAGGAACTCGCCCAagcctcgcgacgtcgggccCAAGCCGTGggacgcgccgtccgccgtTTTacccgcgagcgagcgggtTAACCCCGGGCCGGAGTGGTTCCAGGACGCGAGGCACGCGTGGGATTCGTACACGGACGCGCTCAGCCAAGTCGAGGCGCAGcgggagctcgagaaggagaagaggGAATACGCCAAGTACGAGTCGCTGTTAAAATCGGGGTACAACGCGGCGGAGCCCATGCGACTCCCCGCGCACCTGAGGGTgaaggacgcgctcgcgtccgaggcggaggttgaCCGCGCGGTGAAGAGGTTCGTGAAGACGCTGTCGgagcacggcgcgagcgtgagTTTGCGAAGGAACGGTCCGTGCAAGTACATGCTCAGCCGGACgctgacgagcgcggcgcagcgcgGAGGTCGACCGGGTCCCTCCGGCCCGGCTCCCGCGTCGAAGATTGTCATGCTCCGGATGATCTCCAACCGGCTGGTGGTGCACCGCGGGACTAACCTACCGCCCCTGGACCTGCTCGATGCCGTGGTCGGGTACGTTCAGCCGTACAAGCCCCCGGGTCCGGTGCGCAAGGTGGCCGACGGCTTGGGCCGCGAGAAGAAGTGGCTCGAGTCGTGGACGGGCAAGGCGGGGGTCaagtcgccgcccgccgccgcctcgccaaAGCCCGTGGACTTCTCGCAGATGACCCGCGAGAGGTACCCCGAGGACGAGAccgtcccgcccgtcccgcAATCGCCGGCCAAGTCCCCGACACCACAGGCGGCTGGACtgccggggacgccgccggggacgctGCCAAAGTCGCCAGCCACGCCGGCGTCAAACACGCCGACGGGACCGAGGCCGTTCCTGAGGGTGGACAAGGAGCCCACTCCGGAGAAGAAGCCCGTTCCGGAGAAGAAGCCCACTCCGGAGAagaagcccgcgcccgcggtgtgAGGGGAGAGTGAATCGTGGCGAGTACGCGTTGTGATGATATCTATGCCCATTCGAAAAAATCTTTTTTGATTTCATCACTCCAAGGTTTGTCAGATTGCTAGCAACTACGACGAACGTGCGTTATTGCGCGCTTAGGCCATCTGCTCCTGGATCATGTCGGCGGCCTCCTGGACGGTGGCGATCTTCTCCgcaccctcctcgtcgagagTGATCTCGAACTGCTCCTCAAGCGCCATCATGATCTCGACGGTGTCAAGGGAGTCGGCACCGAGGTCGACGAacttggcgtcggcggcgacggcatcgagGTCGGTGCCGAGCTGCTCGGAGATGATGGTGCGGACCTTGGTGAGGGTGTCGTCGGACTGTTGGATCGAGGAGAAAAGAAAGGTAAGAGTCAGCGTGCCGTCCAAAAGTGCGTTTGGGGGAAAATTCAGTGGTGAGTGGACCCGCGTCCTGTCCCGTGGAACGGATAATGACGGGAagccggacgacgcgcgggtcggctgcgtgcgacccgcgcgcgtccgtctcgatCGCGCATTCGATATGGATGactcaccgcggcggcgttgacgcgGAAGGAAGCCttggcgacgaacgcgggcttggccttgagcgccttggAGGAGGCAGAGCGGAGCTGCACCTGTGGCGATCGCGGTGGGGGAAAAAGGGAAGGCGGGTAAGCGCGctgtgcgtcgtcgcgcgacc containing:
- a CDS encoding predicted protein yields the protein MAEIPPGEAALPAASKITIDDESDDTESDTTPAEIKAKIERDVDELFKTKTVEEMEEIEKKLRGDLETMDAEIARTIGGSWKDFMENSKDVDLITSNLQEIADGFAVVRDTLAELPEIIRKNNEAMEALRAPQEPEEFTPEMATFAAGSRLKYLVDTPEKVWGALDEREYAGAAMRYAASRDCVAACVETSEPPHLTRDEAHKKFPALRQQPAALDSLRGQIARAARKALESPKAPRETLASALAASIIVEGMNAERSLVLYLQTRRAWCRATLRRCGGDGAGVDRVAGALARVLAEPARAIASARACFLGGESPTGESPTGESPPPPLVYARLDEGWDETDVANVLFAGVVDPRREVEAWRRVVESAKPARLSRARIAALCEEWLAGVASDVLVATTEKGFMGGIRTVDDLVSVESVARAKLAEKRSSADDVAACVDLLGREVDAWATLAEEPTSHRARTLLSATLRHGGLRTAVDAALQAVAPPAPRTSALSPPAEAAAMWGGDWSGGDSPGSDWSGEQPPSKSPRSALDGPDRGVNASRDVAPANVAAARALAGKFAAALAAARGDALAIGTPGGRLKLKPTFSISNPQRDAPRLATLEAFVRGECHAGAMATADFLWKRLEAYEKDAAAGDDVAAERCLLVAQTAQFARLAPEELGALMGPARDWNADAVALAKQRRRAAKSSAKSNRFQLFGSTNQNASDKNNAAEDPRLAESLAALARVAHRGFRAWAERFARTVGVELSRALPQDERLGSQEVPRDWEEESGGDGGEVSLRLPALPSPYALGCLHAASSEALRCGGHLMSHDGIAALVRATAKECGGAYADFVQSATSTSDRLSERGVLQALFDLRFVMEVLLGPGCMGGGRGKAGGKVVGDANDEGDALVAAQRAERTLAARLDPIDWATYESFLWRNERRAYSRCATLLGLLTQSHRAPAGAEKVLPATSSDAKATTPPPRFTYLPVSLPAARGKGGGKGDGNVGAVDWSLAGFDRFGEPDETRGAGDEGGLLGKIGQGLGGWVRGVV
- a CDS encoding predicted protein: MAAIMNISASARVAPKVQLRSASSKALKAKPAFVAKASFRVNAAASDDTLTKVRTIISEQLGTDLDAVAADAKFVDLGADSLDTVEIMMALEEQFEITLDEEGAEKIATVQEAADMIQEQMA
- a CDS encoding predicted protein (Encodes a protein with hydroxyproline-rich glycoprotein (HRGP) motifs at C-terminus) is translated as MGGKKKKPGKKSSKKSGNAAETGSQKSRSEMGDSDDSENEGGVEPQSTESGPVETVPEAAATNDEAAEVAAAVAASAAADPAPAKPPDPAPAPPAPEKPPFEGTEEEIAAAKKIQALQRGRQARGEFAKLKAAKAAKPEDALNTSTESDDAAAKDLRASQDAAMLELLRKERVELTAALADARVTIKLAEDKANAAQAELEAKTQEMDAKIAQADAKATEERERAERLEHQVEAFDKSAASAVGSATNERKAKVEAELERDNAIKDMEKEKAKAAQAVAEAAKKIADAEAKTAEERGLYDATMKRAHDAEERVRESKEALLAMRAGLIRMATVMGDSREIRDFMRAMRAAEDSEEGSNEGIPGEPGADHQRSVNESSVAASADAARLVASNDDRGADELVDECIDKLHHFLSVNADEKKELRAQVQAQQRFSKDSVGGLGMGGIGRSAALSPTSPRASNAWKQPWERSEALSPGASALSPMAKDIAMMDMSELRTELERSRRYTTRLQTRFDKLNVEVTHQANMTLKAIEERDEAVAMLLAKAKSEEGAREDSENRARQLRAEIAQLKTDLDKRDRRFKQLTPLDAVVTEEFTKMRKEVDAARRADPNAGPSAHDDAVTASAVTALCSRLEKATALEKECDDLRKINAFLRRQGGSLDSSGGSGGISAAVESVMKESEDVIAALNRDGVKAEEVPLTGSNTEKWRQVAMAFSGSVGKGSPPASPGALSGVLPPPPAEGNGGDDAPMSAAEVARSMDSLRSSILKPHGPSEPLGSAPGSVSASYSTTSRMTYDSPGGAYSKTITRPDTGSAIKVRSVHQLRQTHTGGTFAPPRELFRGSPYSARNSPKPRDVGPKPWDAPSAVLPASERVNPGPEWFQDARHAWDSYTDALSQVEAQRELEKEKREYAKYESLLKSGYNAAEPMRLPAHLRVKDALASEAEVDRAVKRFVKTLSEHGASVSLRRNGPCKYMLSRTLTSAAQRGGRPGPSGPAPASKIVMLRMISNRLVVHRGTNLPPLDLLDAVVGYVQPYKPPGPVRKVADGLGREKKWLESWTGKAGVKSPPAAASPKPVDFSQMTRERYPEDETVPPVPQSPAKSPTPQAAGLPGTPPGTLPKSPATPASNTPTGPRPFLRVDKEPTPEKKPVPEKKPTPEKKPAPAV